The Achromobacter pestifer genome includes a region encoding these proteins:
- a CDS encoding bifunctional 4-hydroxy-2-oxoglutarate aldolase/2-dehydro-3-deoxy-phosphogluconate aldolase translates to MTASAAPRASKLAALLAARVVPVLRYTDAATAAYAAEVAVAAGCTTLELTWTIPGVTDLLRALRDKHGSALLLGVGTVLDEHQAREALVAGADFLVSPALATDIVDLAHAADALCLLGAFTPTEVLAARRAGVDVVKIFPADTGGPKHLAALKSVYPDTIFCPTGGVTQDNMGSYFAAGAAIVGIGSNLYDKAAFAARDTAALVAQIVHTREAAHG, encoded by the coding sequence ATGACCGCCTCTGCCGCACCTCGTGCCTCCAAGCTTGCCGCCCTGCTGGCCGCCCGGGTCGTCCCCGTGCTGCGCTACACGGATGCGGCCACCGCCGCCTATGCGGCTGAAGTTGCCGTGGCCGCCGGCTGCACCACGCTGGAACTGACCTGGACCATCCCGGGCGTCACCGATCTGCTGCGGGCGCTGCGCGACAAGCACGGCAGCGCGCTGCTGCTGGGTGTGGGCACGGTGCTGGACGAGCATCAGGCGCGCGAGGCCCTGGTCGCGGGCGCGGATTTCCTGGTGTCGCCGGCGCTGGCCACCGACATCGTCGACCTGGCGCATGCGGCCGATGCGCTTTGCCTGCTGGGCGCGTTCACGCCCACCGAAGTGCTGGCGGCGCGCCGCGCGGGCGTGGACGTGGTGAAGATCTTCCCGGCGGACACGGGCGGCCCCAAGCACCTGGCGGCGCTGAAGTCGGTGTACCCGGACACGATCTTCTGCCCCACGGGCGGCGTCACCCAGGACAATATGGGTTCGTACTTCGCCGCTGGCGCCGCCATCGTCGGCATCGGCAGCAATCTCTATGACAAGGCGGCCTTCGCCGCCCGCGACACCGCCGCGCTGGTGGCGCAGATCGTCCACACTCGGGAGGCCGCCCATGGCTGA
- a CDS encoding IclR family transcriptional regulator — MLETKVPGAAAFAKFMTVLQAVADAPQPPTAASLARSCGYPRPTVYRIVAALAEQGMVAETGGAYRLGPRLMSLASRAWSQFDLRAALAPDLQALRDETGETVHLAVPAGHEMTYIDKLESPGPVRMASRVGASVALHSSAVGKAYLAALDPASRERVLHELPLTARMPGTVTSLPELRAVLDEAAARGYATDDEENEAGIVCYGVALCDAAGRPVAGVSVSTLLFRRRDDPQAAYIEPLLRLRDAAAAKLAVLPVSPGGA; from the coding sequence TTGCTGGAAACCAAGGTCCCGGGCGCCGCGGCGTTCGCCAAATTCATGACGGTGCTGCAGGCGGTGGCGGATGCGCCTCAGCCGCCCACGGCCGCGTCGCTGGCGCGCAGCTGCGGCTATCCCCGGCCTACCGTCTACCGCATCGTCGCCGCCCTGGCCGAGCAGGGCATGGTGGCCGAAACCGGCGGCGCCTACCGCCTGGGGCCGCGGCTGATGTCGCTGGCCAGCCGGGCATGGTCGCAGTTCGACCTGCGCGCGGCGCTGGCGCCTGACCTGCAGGCCTTGCGCGATGAAACCGGCGAAACCGTGCACCTGGCCGTGCCGGCCGGGCACGAGATGACCTATATCGACAAGCTGGAAAGCCCCGGGCCGGTGCGCATGGCCTCGCGCGTCGGAGCCTCCGTGGCGCTGCATTCCAGCGCGGTCGGCAAGGCTTACCTGGCAGCGCTGGATCCAGCCTCGCGCGAACGTGTGCTGCACGAGCTGCCGCTGACCGCGCGCATGCCGGGCACCGTGACCAGCCTGCCCGAACTGCGCGCCGTGCTGGACGAGGCCGCCGCCCGCGGTTACGCCACCGACGACGAAGAAAACGAAGCCGGCATCGTCTGTTACGGCGTGGCCCTGTGCGACGCGGCCGGGCGGCCAGTCGCTGGCGTCAGCGTCAGTACCCTGCTGTTCCGGCGGCGCGACGACCCGCAAGCCGCCTATATCGAACCCTTGCTGCGGCTGCGCGATGCCGCCGCGGCCAAACTCGCCGTCCTGCCGGTATCGCCCGGCGGCGCCTGA